The sequence below is a genomic window from Oreochromis niloticus isolate F11D_XX linkage group LG3, O_niloticus_UMD_NMBU, whole genome shotgun sequence.
TCAACCCAGAAATCATTGCATCTAAAGTGCTCTTTCTTGGCATGAAGACATACTGCTGCTTTCTGATTGTCACCACTGTTCTTAATTTAGCTTCTCTTTCCCATAGCTTGAGTTTATGGCTCATGAACTTTATCCTGCTATAGTTATAGCACTTCCTGATTCACAATTTTCCatcatctattttttttctctgtcattttctttattcatttctttatttaatgtatgtttctttgttgttcctgtgtttcttgtttttctctttcaacTCCTTCCTGAACTCTACACATTCTTTCTTCTTTAACTTCCACCGTTTAAACCTTTACCTTCACTCATTTCCTCTTCTAACATCCAATGCTGCCTAGCTACAGTCTCCCTGACACCATCTCCTTGCAGTCTCCTATCTTCTGCATATGATGTAGTTCTCAAGTTCCTGTTCCTTTCAACGACATGCACATTGAATTGTGCTCCAGTCACCACTTGTCAGCCCTCAGGAGACTGCAACTTTATCCAACTTACTGCAGaattcctctttttcttctgaCATCCAATCTGTGAGACATGCTGACATCATTCAACATCACCCTCATGATTTTGTCTGACAAGTACTAAAACAGAGCTTTTCCATATTTGCTAATGGTAAACTCTTAGTCAAAGAAATAATCAAAATATGTCTGATTAATATGTTAAATGAGATATGTAGTTTGAGCAGTAAGAATtactgttattgttgttgtaattgttATTACTGTCTGACTTTTGTATGAGTGGACAGAATCCAGCTTTAACCTTGGCAGATTtgtatgtggaaaaaataagaaGTGTGTCACCAACCCATAATTGTATATGATTTAGAACGAGAGAAATAGTATTATAGTTAAACACAGAAGGCTTAATACTGAGTAGTATAATTAGGTATAAGTTTAACCAAtatacagaaaaagaaaacagaataaaaaattTCAATAACACTAAAAGTGTGTTTCagtaaaagtttttttcttctttttctccaatgTCTGGGGCTCTGTAATATATTGTTAGCCCTGCCCAGAAATTTGCAGGTTACACATTTAAATATGCTCGCATTGAAAGAAAGGTAATTTCAGTTTCCCCAATTTTTTCTCTCCAGCTAATCCCTCTAAAAGAAGGGATTTGACGAGCCTATTTCCATAGGCTTAAATGAGACAGTAACCGACAGGGGTCATAAAACACAATGCAATTGATTTATTAAGAATTCACCAATGTCTGAAATGATTTtaactaacaaacaaaaataaaacaaacaaaaaaagaaaaaaaaattccactATTCGTGCACTCTAATAAACATTGAGCACAGCTTTAAATGAATAATTATTTGTGGTCTTTATTGGTAAATTGTGCTGCAGGTGTGTAATATAGGATTATGTTATTACCATTCAACATCAAGCCATCAAAAAGCAACAGAAGCCACGAGTCTGATTTAGATTAGAGCTGTATGGTGGAAAAAGCCACCACAGTGAAAATTAATCAACAACAATTAGCGCTGTAGGAAAACTTTTAGAAACAGCTTCTTTTTGACTTTTGCCACAGTAATTGTCAAATAAAATACCCTATAACTAAATGGATATATATTGCTTCAGTAAAACTGTTTAGCCTGGAGTACATATTTGACACTTCAGAACTCATTTCTATGTTGATTTTTAGCCGACTCCTTGTGTGCAGCGTTGTTGATGTTTGTAGCTGCTCTAACAGCTGATTTCATAGCTGTCTCAATCCAAGCATGAGGGAAAGCTGTGTGCTCCCCAGCAAAGTGGACCCTGCCTTCACTTCTGAAGAGCTCCTTCGATGACTCTATGTGTTGGTACGGCGAGAAGAGAGCAAAGGCACCCAAGCTGTATGGATCAGTGCCCCACCTTTTCACCACCACCCCAATGCAGAGGTCCCACACCTGCTCACCATGAATCTGTGCTAAATCTCTCAATGCTAGCTCTTTAAGGTCTTCATCGGTCGCACCTTGTAAAAATCGGGCGTCATCAGACCAGGTGTAGGAAGCCAAGAGCACACCgatggttttattttttgggaAAGTGTGGCTTGGGTAGTAGATGTAACGAGAGGGCCGGTCTGTGATACTCTTTCCTCCTTGGATGCCATCTTCCGCCCAGAACTTCCTCTTGAAGGTGAGAATGATTTTAGTGGAGCTTTCATAGTGGACAGCCCGCAATGCCTCCATTTTCTGGATGGAGAGAGGTGGGTTGAAATCCAGGAAGAGGGCAGCTTTGGCTGTGGTTGTTACTAAGACGGCATCAGCAGAAATGTCTGTCAAAGATGACtcatcatttgttttatatgaCACGGTTACACCCTTATGTGACTGGCTGATACGTTTGACTCTGGAGTTGAAGAGGATGGGGGCATCAAGGACGGAGAGAAAAGCTTTGGGGAGGAGATCTGTCCCACCAGTTATTTCATCataccttaaaaaaaaatagaacaaaaaaataaaaacacatttgtgaaTGTCATACAGCCTGAGCCTTTGTATAGAATCACATCTATTGGCCTTCTACACCATGTAGTGGTGATTGCAAACTATTGCACTTAAGTGAGCCAGTAGTAAACATTCAGGAATGGAGCAAATGAGTCTTTGCTGACAACTTGGATGCTTGTCAGAAAGCTTAAGTGTTCCTCTACATCATATTTACCATCATATTTCCCCCATTCATTtcttaatttaagttaacctatTTATATTTGGTTTTATAGAAATAGTATTTTGTGACTGATAACTCACAGAGAAATGGTTCTAACCTCATTTATGTTTTCCACTTCATTCCTGTTCAGTTTCAAAAGTTAGACATACAGCAAACAGTTTGGTTCTGTTGTTATAATGTTAGACTAACCAAGGAGCTCCTGTAAGTATTCAGCAGCAATTAAGATAGATTTTTTACATAACAGACCTATGTAATAAAGGCATTATTATAAAACCTTATGTAATCTAACTACAATAGTGAAATTAATTTTCCATTCCCAGTTGTTTACCAACTTTACAACAGAAAATCCAATTAGAACATCATGGTGGCTCAGGATTGtagaaacaagaacaaaaataagATCTGGCAATTCTTTCTTATCAATGGTCACAACTCCCATCACTTCCTTGTTATTTCTAACAGTCTTACATGGTGCTGTCGCTGATGTCATTCTCAAAGTAGAGCATCTCAGTCAGAGCCAGATGCATGAGGCTCTGTTCATTCAGTAACTCTGCAATCATGATCACTGCCTCTGGACTTAAACCACTTTCTTCTTTTAGATACTCCTGGAAAACAATAGTTTTACATGGTTCTTTATGAAACCAAGCAACTGATATGATTAATACTGTTTAATAAAGAACATAATTGACAAAATTAGATATCACAACAGGCACTATTTTACAAGATGATGCTGTGCTTTACCTTCACTGAATAATGGTCAAATTTcttaaatgcagatttgcagccatgggtcacaACTTCATCTCTCACCTTGAAAAAGAACATACAAGTTATTTCGAGTGGTTCTCTATGCAAAGTCAGCAGTTATTGGTAATACtcgaaataaaataaattttttaaattacaaacaAATGATGATTTTCAGAGAAAATCACTTAGAATCATCCAAAATGTTGTTTACATTAgatgtttgcatattttaaatgtttacgTTTCCATCCGTCTTTACAAAATCTCATCCAATTCACGGTCCCAGCCAACACTTGAGAGTTGAGGTAGGGGACACTCTTATGTACCCATAATATCTCTATACTGAATTGATTgaattgatatacctttattagtcccacagggggaaatttcatgttaaggctgccgacctattgcacgcaatggcggcgccatcttaccctccaaccatatatacattacacaaaaacatcacatggggaagacaggtcagaggggtataacaatggaaaaagcaccacatgaggaaagataaggagaattaaatactccccccagactgagctccaacagggagatcagtttgagaacagaaaaaaccacctctgcacatagcacatgaaaaaactcttaatacaccaaagaaacacatgacaagcaacaggggcggGTAAAGGGTAAGAGACAGCcagtgtagacagtacatccgggcctgcagcataagcgctggtctccatgatccaccgtcagcatcggaagggaataagcgtcgaaggcgtttggaggggggatgagtgtatatctgcatgtgtatatatgtgtgtgtgtgtgtgtgtgtgtgtgtgcatgtgtgtgtgtgtgtgtccagagttcagctgagacagtgtccttcgccctgccaggctaagtaaacagtcctccagccaacccaggtggccttgcatagaatgggaagaacagtctaaacacagtcgttatcagggtgttgttgttcagctccagccttgagaccgcagctggcgccgaaggggtatCCGAATGAAGTGATGGTGAATTTTTACTTTAttgcgaacaactcatatgaatttcaaagctgttctaaaagtccaacactggtctctcaatctcccgttggagagcctttgctcttctccatgatgttatcagatctacgctccgtgatgttgtcattcttgtgctaaAAGAGCCGatttctgagaactcacgaccacagtgagcttctccaagatgtgatccagtctgcactcagagatcttattctgagtattcacggcagccatgcgttctccaagatcttatccctgctgcactcaatgagcccattttgagaaactcacgcctcgtcccatcgtttcaatcccagcgggcagccttgtgggggtttgaacagccggttccgcttccttaattcttcgataagccagggccaagccagctccgatcagcaagaaccctgttaccatggttccgaataggtagatatcttcagcactcaggctcacccgagcccagacttctcgttgagaaaagggtgtcaatagcattcagggaccagttgatcaaatccataattcctcttttaggttttagagaacagactgtgagagagtgttccagggaaaagtaatacaaaaaacacgagactagacaaggacacaagaggctaagcagggaaactaagggagaggaggaggaggagaaaagtgcgaccgccttcgccAAGAGCAAGAGCAAGAATTAGAGAGATCTTAATTTTAGATCTTATAAAACATGTAATCCCTAAGAACAATAATGTGATACACATGAGGGTTAACTCCCATATAGATtatactcctttttttttttttttacgaaaAAGTCAGTTCTCTTCTGTCACCCACAGAGATTACAAATACAAGAGTCACATGGGGCTATGTGagctctcttctttttttccaataTCTTTCCAATATCTTtcattatccatccatccgttctcttccgcttatccttccCAGGGACGCAGGAGATACTGGAGCCCATTCCAGCTGTCTTaaggcgagaggcagggtacacactggacaggtcaccagtctgttgcagggctaacacacagagacagacaagcattcacactcacattcacacttatgggcaatttagatttttcAGTTAACCTATACCCACaaagtgcatgtctttggacggtgggaagAAGCCGGAGTACCTGGTGGAatccacgcaaacacggggagaacatgcaaactccacacagaaagaccccggcctgatggtggaattgaactcttcttgctgtgaggcaacagtgttaACCACTGTACCACCGTGCTGCTCTCTTTTATATTGTATATAAACAATTGTGGAAATCAGTAACAAAAAGTATATGATTACATTTTCTGATGATACTGATGTCACTTACAGTGGGTTTGTTATGTGGAGTATACGTGTGCAGAAATTAGTCAGCGCTTCTAGTTTTCAAAAAAACTTGGGGTCCATGGAGTCGATAAATACATCAAGTTACAATTTTATAGGGCAACTGCTGAATCTACTGTACATGGTTTTACTGCGTGGTTTGGCAACTTTTCTCTTAAATGCAAATTCCAAattaaaaatctaattaaatGGCTGGAAAGATAGTTGAGATGCTGtttcattttctctgcagcagatATCTGAAGAGTTAGTGAAAACAGGGtttaaaaaattacataaaTTCCTTCTTGCTCACATACCTTCTGCaaagcctgcagcagcagctggtcagctgacTTTCCCCTCTCACTTTCTGGCAGTTTATAATTCAGGATGTCTGGGTTTGCTGTCACTGCGTACGTCCTCTTCCGAAGTCCATGAACCAAGTAAAAAGTGTTGGGGTCATACATGATAAATGGATTCAGCTTGAGCCCCATTTCTTTGATAAACCAACGGATGATCCTGTTAAAGGAGTAGTAATCCAAATCAAAATACTGATAATAAATCAGAATTAATTAATTCCTTAATCATATTGATCCCACCCTTTGATGGCAACAATGTGGGTAATTCAAACAATGGCTCTTTGAGAGCAAAACTTGAAAATCTTTGACATATTTTCACTCACTTGTGGTTATTTGGTATCCTCATCGGACCCAATTCAGCATACCAGCCATTTTCTTCATCCCTGTAGGTCTCCACCCTTCCTCCCACACGAGGACTAGCTTCTATGATGGTTATCTTAATCAaatagttgaaaaaaaaaattaagacattGTGGAAATATagatttttgttcttttccaagaaaaatggcaagaaaaagaaattttcaagaaaaagaaatgatctAAATTCAGAGAAGAACACTCCTGCACTCAGAAATTAGACACATGTCATGATACAGGCTTGTTGTACATAAGCCATTTTGGACATTTATAACTAATGTACATGAAAGCCAAAAATATGAGAAAGGTTGATGGGTAGTATATTTGTATATGTTCTTCTCTTTAGCCACTTTTGAATTACATTCACTGACTGATCTATGaagaatgttttaaaatgattgtTTAAAACTACTGAACGTGCTTTTCTTTTATTGATAGAAACATATCATATAATAGTCAAGTCCAAAAGTAAATAATTTGAAAATAGGCCCAAACCAAATGTATGTGATAGGGTTTTCTGCTTGTGAGCAGGCCCTCAAAAATGTATGAATGGAAAATATTTGTATGAACTTTTTATTACATTTGGTGATTTACCATTTGGACCACTGTGAAACAGGTCAACATTTTTACATAATTAAAGAATTTGTATTCATGTTCTCAAAAGAACAGCAGTcaaacaaattcaaattcagATATCCTTCTGCACCCATAGTTCATGCTTAGTGTAGAGTGGActgctattattatttttagaaaACATAAAGCCTTTTGGCTGGAGATGATTTTCACATAAGAGCGGATTGCAACAAATGACTATAATACTGAAGGCATGAACAGATatactacatttttaaaatctt
It includes:
- the LOC100695605 gene encoding L-amino-acid oxidase-like; this translates as MDPQLAKWKFFAISVLLLALYPTAAVASLKDELAECLEDDDYYQLMDTVKTGLPYVNKSHRVVIVGAGISGLTAAKLLDADAGHKITIIEASPRVGGRVETYRDEENGWYAELGPMRIPNNHKIIRWFIKEMGLKLNPFIMYDPNTFYLVHGLRKRTYAVTANPDILNYKLPESERGKSADQLLLQALQKVRDEVVTHGCKSAFKKFDHYSVKEYLKEESGLSPEAVIMIAELLNEQSLMHLALTEMLYFENDISDSTMYDEITGGTDLLPKAFLSVLDAPILFNSRVKRISQSHKGVTVSYKTNDESSLTDISADAVLVTTTAKAALFLDFNPPLSIQKMEALRAVHYESSTKIILTFKRKFWAEDGIQGGKSITDRPSRYIYYPSHTFPKNKTIGVLLASYTWSDDARFLQGATDEDLKELALRDLAQIHGEQVWDLCIGVVVKRWGTDPYSLGAFALFSPYQHIESSKELFRSEGRVHFAGEHTAFPHAWIETAMKSAVRAATNINNAAHKESAKNQHRNEF